Proteins encoded together in one Pseudomonas sp. Seg1 window:
- a CDS encoding ParA family protein has protein sequence MRVWAVANQKGGVGKTTSSIALAGLLAEAGKRVVVVDLDPHGSMTSYFGYDPDSLEHSNYDLFLHKGTVPQGLPGQLLLSTSDERISLLPSSTALATLERQSPGQSGLGLVIAKSLAQLWQDFDYAVIDSPPLLGVLMVNALAASQQLVIPVQTEHLAVKGLERMVNTLAMINRSRKQALPFSIVPTLFDRRTQASMHTLRVLRDKFPEEIWQGYIPVDTRLRDASRAGVTPSQFDGKSRGVLAYRALLKHLLAQQLVPQVA, from the coding sequence ATGAGAGTCTGGGCAGTCGCCAATCAAAAGGGTGGTGTTGGTAAAACCACTTCTTCCATCGCTTTAGCCGGTTTACTGGCGGAGGCGGGCAAGCGCGTGGTTGTGGTCGATCTCGACCCGCACGGCTCGATGACCAGCTATTTCGGCTACGACCCCGACAGCCTGGAACACAGCAACTACGACCTGTTTCTGCACAAGGGCACTGTGCCGCAAGGCTTGCCCGGGCAGTTGCTGTTGTCGACCAGCGACGAACGCATTTCCCTGCTGCCGTCGAGCACCGCTCTGGCCACCCTTGAGCGCCAGTCGCCGGGGCAGAGTGGCTTGGGTCTGGTGATCGCCAAGAGTCTGGCGCAGCTGTGGCAGGACTTCGATTACGCCGTCATCGACAGCCCGCCGTTGCTCGGCGTGCTGATGGTCAACGCCCTCGCGGCCAGCCAGCAACTGGTGATCCCGGTGCAGACCGAACACCTGGCCGTCAAAGGCCTGGAGCGGATGGTCAACACCCTGGCGATGATCAACCGCTCGCGCAAACAGGCGCTGCCGTTCAGCATCGTGCCGACCCTGTTCGATCGCCGTACACAGGCATCGATGCATACCTTGCGCGTGCTGCGTGACAAATTCCCCGAGGAGATCTGGCAGGGTTACATCCCGGTCGATACGCGTCTGCGCGACGCCAGCCGTGCCGGTGTCACACCTTCGCAATTCGACGGCAAGAGCCGTGGCGTGCTGGCCTACCGCGCGCTGCTCAAGCATCTGTTGGCGCAACAACTTGTTCCGCAGGTGGCTTGA
- a CDS encoding chemotaxis protein CheA — protein MSFGADEEILQDFLVEAGEILEQLSEQLVELESRPDDADLLNAIFRGFHTVKGGAGFLQLNELVECCHIAENVFDILRKGERRVDAELMDVVLEALDAVNSMFSEVRERAPITAATPELLAALARLAEPQSADQAPASPVAEMIEELVVEGDSGDITDNEFEQLLDSLNAVKAEAEAPAAAAPAQTAEEAASDEITDAEFESLLDQLHGKGQFAADAVAPAAAKPAAPAAGDSSDITDDEFEALLDQLHGKGNFAVEALESAIASAPAPAAPAAAAAGSDLISDHEFESLLDELHGKGKFTEVGAAAAGSASTVATPPAKAPAAAAAPKPAAKPEPKAEAPKPAAAAAPAPARAAAAPPPEKPASEAETTVRVDTARLDEIMNMVGELVLVRNRLVRLGLNSGDEAMQKAVSNLDVVTADLQTAVMKTRMQPIKKVFGRFPRLVRDLARQLKKEINLELVGEETDLDKNLVEALADPLVHLVRNAVDHGIESPEEREASGKARGGRVVLAAEQEGDHILLSISDDGKGMDPNVLRSIAVKRGVMDKDAADRLSDTECYNLIFAPGFSTKTEISDVSGRGVGMDVVKTKISQLNGSINIYSTKGQGSKIVIKVPLTLAIMPTLMVMLGNQAFAFPLVNVNEIFHLDLSTTNVVDGQEVVIVRDKALPLFYLKRWLVSSAAHEEQREGHVVILSVGTQRIGFVVDQLVGQEEVVIKPLGKMLQGTPGMSGATITGDGRIALILDVPSMLKRYAARRI, from the coding sequence ATGAGCTTCGGCGCCGATGAAGAGATCCTTCAGGATTTCCTGGTTGAGGCCGGCGAGATTCTTGAGCAACTGTCCGAGCAACTGGTCGAGCTGGAAAGCCGTCCGGATGACGCAGATTTGCTCAACGCAATTTTTCGCGGTTTCCACACTGTAAAAGGGGGCGCCGGCTTCCTTCAGCTCAACGAGCTGGTGGAGTGCTGTCACATCGCCGAAAACGTGTTCGACATCCTGCGTAAGGGTGAGCGTCGCGTTGATGCAGAACTGATGGACGTTGTCCTCGAAGCACTGGACGCGGTGAACAGCATGTTCAGCGAAGTCCGCGAGCGTGCACCGATCACCGCCGCCACGCCGGAACTGCTGGCAGCGCTGGCGCGTCTGGCCGAGCCGCAATCGGCGGATCAAGCCCCGGCTTCGCCAGTGGCCGAGATGATCGAAGAACTGGTCGTCGAAGGCGATTCGGGCGACATCACCGATAACGAATTTGAACAGCTGCTGGACTCGCTGAACGCCGTCAAGGCCGAAGCCGAAGCCCCGGCGGCGGCTGCGCCTGCGCAAACTGCCGAAGAGGCAGCCAGCGATGAAATCACTGACGCCGAGTTCGAATCACTGCTCGATCAGTTGCACGGTAAAGGTCAATTTGCAGCTGACGCAGTCGCGCCGGCGGCGGCCAAACCTGCAGCGCCGGCAGCAGGCGACAGCTCGGACATCACCGACGACGAATTCGAAGCACTGCTCGATCAGTTGCACGGCAAAGGCAACTTCGCCGTCGAAGCGCTGGAGTCGGCGATTGCCTCGGCCCCTGCGCCTGCCGCACCGGCGGCCGCCGCTGCCGGTAGCGATCTGATCAGCGATCACGAATTCGAATCGCTGCTCGACGAATTGCACGGTAAAGGCAAGTTCACTGAAGTCGGCGCCGCTGCTGCCGGCTCCGCTTCGACAGTCGCCACGCCGCCTGCGAAAGCACCGGCCGCTGCTGCTGCGCCGAAGCCTGCCGCCAAGCCTGAACCGAAAGCCGAAGCGCCAAAACCGGCTGCCGCTGCTGCACCGGCTCCGGCCCGTGCTGCCGCTGCACCGCCACCGGAAAAACCGGCGAGCGAAGCCGAGACCACCGTGCGGGTCGACACCGCACGTCTCGACGAAATCATGAACATGGTCGGCGAGCTGGTACTGGTGCGTAACCGCCTGGTGCGCCTGGGTCTCAACAGCGGCGACGAAGCCATGCAAAAGGCCGTGTCGAACCTCGACGTGGTCACGGCTGACTTGCAGACCGCGGTGATGAAGACCCGGATGCAGCCGATCAAGAAGGTCTTCGGGCGCTTCCCGCGTCTGGTTCGCGACCTCGCGCGTCAGCTGAAGAAAGAGATCAATCTGGAGCTGGTGGGTGAAGAAACCGACCTCGACAAAAACCTTGTCGAGGCTCTGGCCGACCCGCTGGTCCACTTGGTGCGCAACGCCGTCGACCACGGTATCGAGTCGCCGGAAGAACGCGAAGCGTCGGGCAAGGCCCGTGGTGGTCGCGTGGTGCTGGCCGCCGAACAGGAAGGCGACCACATCCTGCTGTCGATCTCCGATGACGGCAAAGGCATGGACCCGAACGTCCTGCGTTCGATCGCGGTAAAACGCGGCGTGATGGACAAGGACGCGGCCGATCGCCTGAGCGATACCGAGTGCTACAACCTGATTTTCGCCCCGGGTTTCTCGACCAAGACCGAGATCTCCGACGTGTCCGGCCGTGGTGTCGGCATGGACGTTGTGAAGACCAAGATTTCCCAGCTCAACGGTTCGATCAATATCTACTCGACCAAGGGCCAGGGCTCGAAGATCGTCATCAAGGTGCCGCTGACCCTCGCGATCATGCCGACCCTGATGGTCATGCTCGGCAATCAGGCGTTTGCGTTCCCGTTGGTCAACGTCAACGAAATCTTCCACCTCGACCTGTCGACCACCAACGTCGTGGACGGCCAGGAAGTGGTGATCGTGCGGGACAAGGCCTTGCCTTTGTTCTACCTCAAGCGCTGGCTGGTCAGCTCCGCCGCTCATGAAGAACAGCGCGAAGGCCATGTGGTGATCCTGTCGGTGGGCACTCAGCGGATCGGCTTCGTCGTCGATCAACTGGTTGGCCAGGAAGAAGTGGTCATCAAGCCATTGGGCAAAATGCTGCAAGGGACTCCGGGCATGTCCGGCGCCACCATCACCGGTGACGGCCGCATTGCACTGATTCTCGATGTTCCAAGCATGCTCAAGCGTTACGCCGCACGGCGTATTTGA
- a CDS encoding CheW domain-containing protein, producing MNRPLKLTSKPQLALQSYLDGLLQEIPDELPAAFVAEPEEVESAAALDEFQAAVLEEQARDAQQAVKPVAAPAVAPAAKAPVMLIEEAAPVRAPVSTLAPLLQTQLLKTTPEPVVAEPAPVVPEPVEQTLVPPLVEVHLPPSNTPPPVETDGRPAWASEAFECLLFDVAGLTLAVPLVCLGSIYSLAGHELTPLFGQPEWFLGILPSQAGNLKVLDTARWVMPDRYRDDFRQGLQYVISVQGYEWGLAVHQVSRSLRLDPNEIKWRSHRGQRPWLAGTVIEHMCALLDVAALAELIASGGAKHMSGSKPNHKPT from the coding sequence ATGAATCGGCCGCTTAAGTTGACGTCGAAGCCGCAGTTGGCCTTGCAGTCGTATCTGGATGGCTTGTTGCAGGAGATTCCTGACGAGTTGCCAGCGGCATTCGTAGCGGAACCTGAAGAGGTGGAAAGTGCGGCGGCGCTGGATGAATTCCAGGCCGCGGTGCTGGAAGAGCAGGCGCGTGATGCGCAGCAGGCTGTGAAGCCGGTTGCTGCCCCCGCCGTTGCTCCAGCGGCCAAGGCGCCGGTGATGTTGATCGAAGAGGCAGCGCCGGTTCGCGCCCCCGTTTCGACATTGGCGCCACTGCTGCAAACCCAGCTTCTGAAAACCACGCCAGAACCGGTCGTGGCCGAGCCTGCGCCAGTCGTGCCCGAACCCGTCGAACAGACGCTGGTGCCGCCGCTGGTGGAAGTGCATTTGCCGCCGAGCAATACGCCACCGCCCGTGGAAACCGACGGCCGTCCAGCCTGGGCCTCCGAAGCGTTCGAATGCCTGCTGTTCGACGTGGCCGGGCTGACGTTGGCGGTGCCGCTGGTGTGCCTCGGCTCGATCTATTCGCTGGCCGGTCATGAACTGACGCCGCTGTTCGGCCAGCCGGAATGGTTCCTCGGCATCTTGCCGAGCCAGGCCGGCAACCTGAAAGTTCTGGACACCGCGCGCTGGGTCATGCCGGATCGCTATCGCGATGACTTCCGTCAGGGCTTGCAGTACGTGATTTCGGTACAAGGTTACGAGTGGGGCCTGGCGGTGCATCAGGTCAGTCGTTCGTTGCGTCTTGATCCGAATGAAATCAAATGGAGAAGTCATCGAGGTCAGCGGCCATGGCTCGCCGGCACGGTGATTGAACACATGTGCGCCTTGCTCGATGTCGCCGCACTGGCCGAGTTAATCGCCAGCGGCGGGGCAAAACACATGTCCGGCAGTAAGCCGAACCACAAACCGACATAA
- a CDS encoding chemotaxis response regulator protein-glutamate methylesterase translates to MAVKVLVVDDSGFFRRRVSEILSADPSIQVVGTATNGKEAIDQALALKPDVITMDYEMPMMDGITAVRHIMQRCPTPVLMFSSLTHEGARVTLDALDAGAVDFLPKNFEDISRNPEKVKQLLCEKVHSISRSNRRFSAYSAPAPVAAPAPTPAPAASSFSSHSTSAPVRPAPAPAPTRAPAASASSPAPKRKAYKLVAIGTSTGGPVALQRVLTQLPANFPAPIVLIQHMPAAFTKAFAERLDKLCRISVKEAEDGDILRPGLALLAPGGKQMMIDGRGAVKILPGDERLNYKPCVDITFGSAAKSYGDKVLAVVLTGMGADGREGARLLKQGGSSVWAQDEASCVIYGMPMAIVKADLADAVYGLDDIGKHIVEACI, encoded by the coding sequence ATGGCAGTCAAAGTCCTGGTGGTGGACGATTCGGGTTTTTTCCGCCGCCGCGTCTCGGAAATTCTTTCAGCGGATCCGAGCATCCAGGTGGTCGGTACGGCCACCAACGGTAAAGAGGCGATTGATCAGGCCCTGGCCCTCAAGCCAGACGTGATCACCATGGACTACGAGATGCCGATGATGGACGGCATCACGGCCGTGCGGCACATCATGCAGCGCTGCCCGACCCCGGTGTTGATGTTCTCCTCGCTGACCCATGAAGGCGCTCGGGTAACCCTCGATGCGCTGGATGCCGGTGCGGTGGATTTCCTGCCGAAGAATTTTGAAGACATCTCGCGTAACCCGGAGAAGGTCAAGCAACTGCTGTGCGAGAAGGTCCATAGCATCTCGCGCAGTAACCGTCGTTTCAGTGCCTACAGCGCGCCGGCTCCGGTAGCTGCGCCTGCACCGACGCCTGCTCCGGCGGCATCGAGCTTCAGCAGCCACAGCACCAGCGCCCCGGTACGTCCGGCACCTGCGCCAGCGCCAACGCGCGCGCCGGCTGCCAGCGCTTCGTCGCCGGCACCGAAACGCAAAGCCTACAAACTGGTTGCCATCGGTACCTCGACGGGCGGTCCGGTTGCCCTGCAACGCGTGTTGACGCAATTGCCGGCCAACTTCCCGGCGCCGATCGTGCTGATCCAGCACATGCCGGCAGCGTTCACCAAGGCCTTCGCTGAACGTCTGGACAAGCTCTGCCGCATCAGTGTCAAGGAAGCCGAGGATGGCGACATCCTGCGTCCGGGCCTGGCGTTGCTGGCCCCGGGTGGCAAGCAAATGATGATCGACGGCCGTGGCGCGGTGAAAATCCTCCCGGGCGACGAGCGTCTGAACTACAAGCCGTGCGTGGACATCACGTTCGGTTCGGCGGCGAAATCCTACGGTGACAAAGTTCTGGCGGTCGTGTTGACCGGCATGGGCGCCGACGGTCGTGAAGGCGCACGACTGCTCAAGCAGGGCGGCAGTTCGGTGTGGGCACAGGACGAAGCCAGCTGCGTGATCTACGGCATGCCGATGGCCATTGTCAAAGCCGACCTTGCGGATGCGGTGTACGGTCTGGACGACATCGGCAAGCACATCGTCGAGGCGTGTATCTGA
- a CDS encoding DUF2802 domain-containing protein, with product MILEVAVIVLFLFWAGTLAMFVSYIKAQKVIAAQQAHGDALRDQRIKDLAKRVDDYQNGNVRMGEALHELRAVVGPLPDKIVALEQRDPSSLSFAQAAKLVGMGASVDELTQSCGLTQAEAELMRKLHRS from the coding sequence TTGATTCTCGAGGTTGCGGTTATTGTCCTGTTCCTTTTCTGGGCAGGGACGCTGGCGATGTTTGTGTCGTACATCAAGGCGCAAAAAGTGATTGCCGCGCAACAGGCTCATGGCGATGCGCTGCGTGATCAGCGCATCAAGGACCTGGCCAAACGCGTTGACGACTACCAGAACGGCAACGTGCGCATGGGCGAAGCCCTGCACGAGTTGCGCGCGGTCGTCGGGCCGTTGCCTGACAAGATTGTTGCGCTGGAGCAGCGCGATCCATCGAGCCTGTCGTTCGCCCAAGCGGCGAAACTGGTGGGGATGGGCGCGAGCGTTGATGAACTGACTCAGTCCTGCGGTTTGACCCAGGCTGAGGCGGAGTTGATGCGTAAGTTGCACAGAAGCTGA
- a CDS encoding protein phosphatase CheZ has translation MEHNESSQGDFESTLKKHAVELVESLEKGRFGDAVQLIHELNQTRDRGLYQEVGKLTRELHSAIVNFQIDPHMPQAEEVSQITDATERLGYVVKLTEAAANRTMDLVESATPVVNGLAEEAQALSTDWGRFMRREVGAEEFRELARRVDGFLSRSSTDNRAVSSNLNDILLAQDYQDLTGQVIKRVTQLVTEVESNLLKLVLMASQVDRFAGIEHDRAAMLAEKDPQKHLSQGEGPQIHADKREDVVSGQDDVDDLLSSLGF, from the coding sequence ATGGAGCATAACGAATCTTCACAGGGCGATTTCGAGTCGACCCTGAAAAAACACGCGGTCGAACTGGTCGAGAGCCTTGAAAAAGGCAGGTTCGGCGACGCTGTGCAACTGATCCATGAGCTCAATCAGACCCGTGACCGTGGCCTGTATCAGGAAGTCGGCAAGCTCACACGTGAACTGCACAGTGCGATCGTCAACTTCCAGATCGATCCGCACATGCCGCAGGCTGAGGAAGTGTCGCAAATCACCGACGCCACCGAACGCCTGGGCTATGTGGTCAAGCTGACAGAAGCCGCGGCCAACCGCACCATGGATCTGGTGGAAAGCGCCACGCCGGTGGTCAATGGTCTGGCTGAAGAAGCCCAGGCCTTGAGTACCGACTGGGGGCGTTTCATGCGTCGTGAAGTCGGAGCTGAAGAGTTCCGCGAACTGGCGCGCCGGGTCGACGGTTTTCTGTCACGCAGCAGCACGGACAACCGTGCGGTGTCGAGCAATCTGAACGACATCCTGCTGGCTCAGGATTACCAGGACCTTACCGGTCAAGTGATCAAGCGTGTGACCCAACTGGTCACCGAAGTCGAAAGCAATTTGCTCAAACTTGTGCTCATGGCCAGTCAGGTCGACCGCTTTGCGGGCATCGAACATGACCGTGCAGCGATGCTTGCAGAAAAAGATCCACAAAAACATCTCTCGCAGGGTGAAGGTCCGCAGATTCATGCCGATAAACGAGAAGACGTTGTGTCCGGTCAGGACGATGTGGACGATTTGTTATCCAGCCTCGGATTCTAG
- the motD gene encoding flagellar motor protein MotD has product MARRRHQEEHVNHERWLVSYADFITLLFAFFVVMYSISSINEGKYKVISEALIGVFTDSDRSLKPIPIGEERPKTVTPAKPLVKDAEQVDAGIAGASDPLKSIADDISAAFGDLISSNQMTVRGNELWVEIELNSSLLFGSGDAMPSDIAFNIIDKVAAILKPFDNPIHVEGFTDDQPIRTAQYPTNWELSSARSASIVRMLAMQGVNPGRLASVGYGEFQPVANNATAEGRAKNRRVVLVVSRNLDVRRSLTGTGTANAQPDAALKRAGTQTAPTPVKTPGRESAVNSPSPALTR; this is encoded by the coding sequence ATGGCTCGTCGCAGGCATCAGGAAGAACACGTTAACCACGAGCGCTGGCTCGTGTCCTACGCCGACTTCATCACGCTGCTGTTCGCTTTCTTCGTGGTCATGTACTCGATCTCGTCGATAAACGAAGGCAAGTACAAGGTTATTTCCGAAGCGCTGATCGGCGTCTTTACCGACTCCGATCGCTCACTCAAACCGATCCCGATCGGCGAAGAACGACCGAAGACCGTGACCCCGGCCAAGCCGCTGGTCAAGGATGCCGAGCAGGTCGACGCCGGTATCGCCGGCGCCAGCGATCCGCTGAAGAGCATTGCCGATGACATCAGTGCAGCGTTCGGCGATCTGATCAGCTCCAATCAGATGACCGTGCGTGGCAACGAGTTGTGGGTCGAAATCGAACTCAACTCCAGCCTGTTGTTCGGCAGCGGCGACGCCATGCCCAGCGACATCGCGTTCAACATCATCGACAAGGTTGCGGCGATCCTCAAACCGTTCGACAACCCGATCCACGTTGAAGGCTTCACCGACGATCAACCGATCCGCACCGCGCAGTACCCGACCAACTGGGAGCTGTCCTCGGCGCGTTCGGCGAGCATCGTGCGCATGCTGGCGATGCAGGGCGTGAACCCTGGTCGTCTGGCCTCGGTGGGCTACGGCGAGTTCCAGCCAGTGGCCAACAACGCCACGGCCGAAGGCCGGGCGAAAAACCGTCGGGTGGTGCTGGTGGTGTCGCGCAACCTCGATGTGCGCCGCAGCCTCACGGGCACCGGAACCGCCAACGCGCAACCGGACGCCGCACTCAAGCGTGCTGGCACACAAACTGCACCGACCCCGGTCAAGACGCCGGGACGCGAGAGTGCCGTCAATTCTCCGTCACCCGCATTAACACGCTGA
- a CDS encoding flagellar motor protein, whose protein sequence is MDVLSLIGIIMAFVAIIGGNYLEGGHLGALANGPAALIVLGGTIGAALLQSPMSAFKRAMQILAWIFFPPRVDLAGGIDRVVNWSLTARKEGLLGLEGVADAEPDSYSRKGLQLLVDGAEPEAIRSILEVDFYTQEARDIEAAKVFESMGGYAPTIGIIGAVMGLIHVMGNLADPTQLGSGIAVAFVATIYGVASANLILLPVAAKLKSIALRQSRYREMLLEGILSIAEGENPRSIELKLQGFMD, encoded by the coding sequence ATGGATGTTCTAAGCCTTATCGGGATCATCATGGCGTTTGTCGCCATCATCGGCGGCAACTACCTTGAAGGTGGTCACCTCGGTGCGCTGGCCAACGGCCCGGCGGCACTGATTGTACTGGGCGGCACCATCGGTGCCGCGCTGCTGCAATCGCCGATGAGCGCGTTCAAACGCGCGATGCAGATCCTCGCCTGGATCTTCTTTCCGCCGCGAGTGGACCTGGCCGGCGGCATCGACCGCGTGGTCAACTGGAGCCTCACCGCACGCAAGGAAGGTTTGCTCGGTCTGGAAGGCGTGGCCGATGCCGAACCCGACAGCTACTCGCGCAAGGGCCTGCAACTGCTGGTCGACGGCGCCGAGCCGGAAGCGATCCGCAGCATCCTTGAAGTGGATTTCTACACCCAGGAAGCCCGCGACATCGAAGCGGCGAAAGTCTTTGAAAGCATGGGCGGCTACGCGCCGACCATCGGCATCATCGGTGCGGTGATGGGCCTGATTCATGTGATGGGCAACCTCGCCGACCCGACGCAATTGGGCAGCGGCATCGCCGTGGCGTTCGTCGCGACCATCTACGGCGTGGCCAGTGCCAACCTGATCCTGTTGCCGGTCGCGGCCAAACTGAAGTCAATCGCGTTGCGACAGTCGCGTTATCGCGAAATGTTGTTGGAAGGTATCTTGTCGATCGCCGAAGGTGAAAACCCGCGCTCTATCGAGTTGAAGCTTCAGGGCTTCATGGATTGA
- a CDS encoding flagellar hook-length control protein FliK, protein MTGEMNILPLPPTTPATARPQVGELLKLLTPVEGLIGAGQSAKAEVLSLKQADQTFQLLLKVTLDSGRQTTVQATSNLPLPQGTSLAITQPSAGNLAITVQQAIASSVATLTRIDTAQLPVGTLLQGKVLTSQVVAQPPGQATVFRSMVSLLNTALSGSTLSIDSPQPLRIGTLLSALVEDSQTLKFLPLSSRQEQLAVSQQLVGQQSRQASLSGLLNALQNLPADTDQTSADLRAAVDKLLAGLPDVQQLSTPKGLAMALANSGMFLEAKLLTGQNPTLAPDMKADLLKLIAQLTPGLPGNTNLNAIIAANTLAQAMPSFVRNALGMLGQVSAKPLPNSFPLPDRLLQSQDGEGDLEHLLRLAAAAVSRLQSHQLSSLEQTGVTDDGRLLSTWQLEIPMRNLQDIVPLQVKFQREEAPEKEPQPNERRDEREPKQQLWRVDLVFDMEPLGPMQIQAQLIAGSLSSQLWAERPYTADLIENNLFALRQRLLDRGLNVGDLDCHHGTPPQGNQTRLDHRWVDETA, encoded by the coding sequence ATGACAGGCGAAATGAACATCCTCCCGCTCCCGCCCACCACCCCGGCGACCGCTCGCCCGCAGGTGGGTGAGCTGCTCAAGCTGCTGACGCCGGTTGAAGGCTTGATCGGCGCCGGGCAGAGCGCCAAGGCCGAGGTGTTGTCGCTCAAACAGGCGGATCAGACGTTTCAATTATTGCTGAAGGTGACGCTGGACAGCGGGCGGCAGACCACCGTGCAAGCGACCAGCAATCTGCCATTGCCGCAAGGCACCAGCCTGGCGATCACCCAGCCGTCGGCAGGCAATCTGGCGATCACTGTGCAACAGGCGATTGCCAGCAGTGTCGCCACCCTCACCCGCATCGACACCGCGCAACTGCCGGTCGGTACTTTGTTGCAAGGCAAGGTGCTGACCTCGCAGGTCGTTGCGCAGCCACCGGGTCAAGCGACGGTGTTCCGCTCGATGGTCAGCCTGCTCAATACCGCGTTGAGCGGCAGTACCCTGAGCATCGACAGCCCGCAACCGCTGCGTATCGGCACCCTGCTCTCGGCGCTGGTGGAAGATTCGCAAACCCTGAAATTCCTGCCGCTGAGCAGCCGTCAGGAGCAACTGGCGGTGAGCCAGCAACTGGTCGGCCAGCAGAGTCGCCAGGCATCGCTCAGCGGTTTATTGAATGCGCTGCAAAACCTGCCGGCCGATACCGATCAAACGTCGGCAGATCTGCGCGCAGCGGTCGACAAACTGCTGGCCGGCCTGCCTGACGTACAACAGCTGAGCACGCCGAAGGGTCTGGCAATGGCGCTGGCCAACAGCGGCATGTTTCTCGAAGCCAAACTGCTGACCGGGCAAAACCCGACGCTGGCCCCGGACATGAAAGCCGATCTGCTCAAGTTGATCGCGCAACTCACACCCGGCCTGCCCGGCAACACCAATCTGAATGCGATCATTGCCGCCAACACCTTGGCGCAGGCCATGCCGAGTTTCGTACGCAACGCCCTCGGCATGCTCGGTCAAGTCAGTGCCAAACCGCTGCCAAACAGTTTCCCGCTGCCCGACCGACTGCTGCAAAGCCAGGACGGCGAAGGTGATCTGGAACATTTGCTGCGCCTCGCCGCCGCCGCTGTTTCCCGGCTGCAAAGCCATCAGTTATCGAGCCTGGAACAGACCGGCGTCACCGATGACGGGCGCCTGCTCAGCACCTGGCAACTGGAAATTCCCATGCGTAACCTGCAGGACATCGTGCCGTTGCAGGTCAAGTTCCAGCGCGAAGAAGCGCCGGAGAAAGAGCCGCAACCGAATGAGCGTCGCGACGAACGCGAGCCCAAACAACAATTGTGGCGCGTCGATCTGGTGTTCGACATGGAACCGCTGGGGCCGATGCAGATTCAGGCGCAATTGATTGCCGGCAGCCTGTCGAGTCAGCTCTGGGCCGAACGGCCGTACACCGCCGACCTGATCGAAAACAACCTGTTCGCTCTGCGCCAGCGCCTGCTCGATCGCGGGCTGAACGTCGGCGATCTGGACTGCCACCACGGCACCCCGCCGCAAGGCAACCAAACCCGCCTCGACCACCGCTGGGTTGACGAAACCGCATGA
- a CDS encoding chemotaxis protein CheW: MNDKATAAKGSEDPILQWVTFKLDNETYGINVMRVQEVLRYTEIAPVPGAPSYVLGIINLRGNVVTVIDTRQRFGLSTGEISDNTRIVIIEADKQVVGIMVDSVAEVVYLRQSEIETAPNVGNEESAKFIQGVCNKNNELLILVELDKMMSEEEWSELESI, translated from the coding sequence ATGAACGACAAGGCGACGGCGGCAAAGGGTTCCGAAGATCCGATCCTGCAATGGGTGACCTTCAAGCTGGACAACGAAACCTACGGCATCAACGTGATGCGCGTTCAGGAAGTCCTGCGCTACACCGAGATCGCGCCGGTACCGGGTGCGCCAAGTTACGTGCTGGGCATCATCAACCTGCGCGGTAACGTTGTCACCGTGATCGACACCCGTCAGCGCTTCGGCCTGAGCACCGGCGAGATCAGCGACAACACCCGTATCGTCATCATCGAAGCCGACAAGCAAGTGGTCGGGATCATGGTCGACAGCGTGGCTGAAGTGGTTTACCTGCGTCAGTCGGAAATCGAGACCGCACCGAACGTCGGTAACGAAGAGTCGGCCAAGTTCATCCAGGGCGTGTGCAACAAGAACAACGAGTTGCTGATCCTGGTCGAGCTGGACAAGATGATGAGCGAAGAAGAATGGTCGGAACTGGAGAGCATCTGA
- a CDS encoding EscU/YscU/HrcU family type III secretion system export apparatus switch protein, translating to MNDTTAPRQAIALKYDGNHAPTLTAKGDEELAEEILRIARECEVPIYENAELVRLLARMELGDSIPEELYRTIAEIIAFAWNLKGKFPEGQDPDAPMVEKDITDQGADYRYT from the coding sequence ATGAATGACACCACCGCCCCACGCCAGGCCATCGCCCTCAAATACGACGGCAACCACGCCCCGACCCTCACCGCCAAGGGTGACGAGGAACTGGCCGAAGAAATCCTGCGGATCGCCCGCGAGTGTGAAGTGCCGATCTACGAGAACGCCGAACTGGTGCGCCTGTTGGCGCGCATGGAACTGGGCGACAGCATTCCCGAAGAGCTGTATCGCACCATCGCCGAGATCATCGCGTTTGCGTGGAATCTGAAGGGGAAATTCCCCGAGGGACAGGATCCGGATGCGCCGATGGTCGAGAAGGACATCACCGATCAGGGTGCAGACTACCGATACACGTGA